DNA from Rosa rugosa chromosome 6, drRosRugo1.1, whole genome shotgun sequence:
TAGGGTGAAAGACCCAAAACCTGATCAGGATCCGCTTGTTCGGGGTGTGCTCGGTGGCCTTAATACGAGCAATGGGCTCTAACTGGAAAAAGATGGATTTTCAAGGATTTCGTTGGGATTTAAGACGAGTTTTACTTGTCCCAACATATTTGAAGGTTTACCAGGACagttttggttttatgtttACTCTTCTCTTCTGGTTCAGTTGTTTATTGAACTGTTTTAAGCTAGTTTGTGTCTTTGTTATAAAGCTGAGCCTTATGTTATAACTTGTATTTTCAGTAGCAACTTTTAAGGTTTATTTCCATTTGCTTCTCACTTTCTAAGTGCATTCTAAATTAGAATCTTTGCTATACTAATCTTTTGTTGTACCTACTGAGCTTGTGAAGCTCATTCCCTatgttcttgttgtttttttcAGGAAAGACGTCCATGAGTGGACATGTTAGTGAGATACCAGAACTGTCTTGAGCAGAAAATGTTGGAGCTTTATTTTGCTTGTGAAGTGTGTGCTGGACTTTGCTTTCCTTGTTTAAATGATTGCTCCTTGGTGCTGGATGTTCAacattccagaattttgctctttttgtttttttgcaaTGTACATTTGTTGTACATGACTGAAGTGTTAACCTGGAGCATTCTTTTGTAGTGGAAAACTTTGTAAGCAAGTTGCTCTTTTGACCTTGTAAAATGTATTACTTTTCTCTCAGATTTTTAGAAATGCTTTTTGAGAAGTGTTCCTTTGGAATTTTTGGTAAAAAGTCTTGTTCAGTGAAGGATTTGAAACATGCTGTTAAGTTAGAGTTTGAAAACGTCCAGTTTGCTTGTGTTTCTTTGGTGCTCACAGATCTGTTCTAtacttcaaacaaaaaaaaaaaaaaaaatgccttaCTCTGATTTCAGTTTTTAACCTCCACTTTAGTCATGACTCAATTTTGGGTTGTGACAAAATGGTATCAAAGCGACAGGTTAACACCTCGGACCATTAGTTTGTCAGTTCGTCATTGTTGTTACTTGGTTTGCGTCATGTTATGACTGTTTTGTTTTAGTTCGATCATTTTATGGAATGATTGAAGTTGGTTGAATCTTGTTATGATATTGTTTTGTTTGTCTGGGAGTGACAGATATGTTTGACTGTTCGTTGATGTTATTCAATGtttgccttgtttttttttgtgaaagaGTGACTAGGTGAACCTTAATCTTTAGAATTCTATTCTTCTTATAGTAAATGGCAGATGAAGAAGGGAGTGAGTCTAGAGGCTCTTCCGCTGATGATGTGGAAGAGAGAGGGGTGGATTTAATTAGTGCATTAAGAGATATGGTTCAAGCATTACAACAAACCATTCGCGCTCAACAGCAACCACCCCCAATAGCTACTGATCGGGATACAAAAGCAATGGTGGCCTTGCGTGAGTTTAAGCACCAAAAACCACCAGCTTTTAAGGGTGAACCAGACCCGGTTGTAGCTGAACAATGGTTAGATGAAATCAACAAGATATTAGATGCCCTGAAAATTCGGGAAAGCGACTCTAGAATTACTCTTGCTGCTTACCAGTTTACCAGAGAAGCTGCCCAATGGTGGAAGATGGTTAAGCGATCTTGTAATGTGGAGACTATGTCTTGGGATCAGTTCTGCAAAATATTCCTTGATAAGTTCTTTCCCCCTGTGCTGCAAGAAGCTAaagtagaagaattcaataagTTGTATCAAGGGAAGATGTCAGCAATGGAATATGATGCCCGGTTCACAGAATTGTCTAGGTATGCTCCTGAACTTGTGCCAACAGAAGCTAAGAAAGCTCGTAAGTTTGAACATGGGCTTCGACCAAACATTAGATCAAAAGTGTCAGTTTTAAGGCTGCCAACTTATGCTGAAGTACTTGAAAGAGCTTTGATAGCTGAAGCAGATTGTGAGGAGTATAAGAAAGTACGTGAGAAGACTCGACAAAGAATGGGTCAGCATTCAGGAAATCCTAATAAGAAGCAAAAGACATTGTCGTCATCATCTCAAAGCTTCAGTGTACCACAGCTACAGCAGCAAACGCGTTCAGGATTGGGGGTTTGTTTCAAGTGCGGACAACCTGGACACTTTAAAAGAGACTGCCCCCAAGGGGAGGGATCCCAGAGTGTCATGGGACCACCGAAGTTCACTCGTTCTGCACAAGTACAGCCACACATTCAGCCTCAACAATCATCGGGTTGAAAAACTAATTTTCAGCTCCAAGGACCTCACTGTTCATTATCAACTATCAGATGTTGATTTTAGTCAAGGATGTTCTTCATGTCATTCTATCAGTTCTGCATGCAATGGTGTAAACGCTTCTGAAGTGAGGCATGCAGAACTGATTTGCTGGCCTCAACTACACTGGAGGAGAGGGGAACCAGTTGTAGTAAAAAATGTACTAGAAAAGGCTGCTGGCCTTAGCTGGGAACCAATGGTAATGTGGAGGGCTTTTATGGGGGTTTAAAAAGTATTCCGCCAAGGTCAAAGCCACTGATTGCCTTGATTGGTGTGAGGTATGTGCAATTCAGTTTAATTCTTGTGAATCTCACTAATTAAAGTAGAAACAGCAATTGAATAAGTAAGAAGATATCCACAAAAGGTCGAGCTTGTTTACTATATACAAATTCAAAATCTAgtcattttctgatttttcttcttGTAGGGTGAACTCTCTGTTGGAACCATGGCTTCTTTTATTGGTTACACTTTAACATTCGCTGTAAGTCCGGTTTTATGTTTCTAGTACCTTTGCACTATATTTCATCTTCTCAAGGCTTTTGATAAGTGTTTAATGTAAGCTTCCTTTCAGGTTCAAGGCCTGGTTGACACATTTGGAGATCTTCGTGGAACTCTTGCTGCAGTGGCCAGGTTCAAGGCGGACAATGTTGGTGATTGCTCACCGGTTAAGCACAGTTGAAAATGCCCGTCAAGTTGCATTGTGCTCCAAGGGAAGATAGCTGAAAGTGGGGACGCACTACGAACTATTGGCCAAGAAAGTCAACATGCTTCATTTGTTGGCGCTCGACTTGCTTTCGAGTGACtggacacaaaaaaaaaaacgatttgCTGTAATTTGTTTTCATGAGCAGTTTTCTTACCCTACATGTCAAACTCAGCTATATGTTAATGTGCGTTAGAGGCTACCTCGGAGAGCTTTTCATTCCATGAGGAGGTTACTGGTTTTGCATGTCCAAGTCTTTAGGAGTGAGGTTGAGTAGGAGTCTTATTTTGATTTACTTCCTTAATTTGTGTAAAAGCTGTTTCAAGTGCAGTCTATATATGTAATTGAAACAGAGGAAATAAGATATGCTTTTGAGTCGAATTGCTCAGTAAACTTTCAGGTACAATTCTCTCTTGCTTTTAACAGCGTTGGcattttaatcaaagcaaaactAATGCCAAATTACTCGTAACAGGGCGAGACTAAAAACGGAGTGCAGTTCATGACCAATAAGGACTTGAGCAATACAACAAAAAAACCATCAAAGTCTTTAACCTCCGCATACTGACCTGAAATTACAAAATCTAATATTATCGATCCAGAAAATAGGTCAAAGCTAATTGCCTAATTTGCAAAATCTGGCAAGACATGAGCAATCCTTGCAAAACAGGTATTCACAAGCATTCTacttctcttcttccttctcagCCTCAGCGGCCGGCCTCCccctttccctttccctttcccttcCCCTTCCCCTtcccccctttcttcttggCATTCGAATTTCCTCCAGTTTCAGCAGCCTCTGCCTtcccccctttcttcttggCATTCGAATTTCCTCCAGTTTCAGCAGCCTCTGCCTTCTCCTTGGCATTCCTCAGTTGTATTGTGATCAACCTAAACTTCCTCTCGAGACCCAGACCAGCCTTTCTTTTGAATTGGCCGTGTCCCTTATCACGATAGGCTTTGCAAGGTTCACTGGAGTCGACGTGTCCATCGAGACCTTCCTGTGTTGCAAACTCACGCCTGCAGAAGCATTTGAACTTTGGTTCCTGTCAACAAAGTCAGAAAACTTTACTCGGAAGAATTTTCAGGACAAAAAGTAATCAACCACCACATCCATACACAAATCTCAGAgcttaaacaaaacaaaaaattcagGAAAAACACCAGTATTCACTGTGGCATATGATCGAGCACTTCGTGTTCATATTCGCAACAAATTCTTAAACAATGACTCCTACCTACTCTGTTCTACTGCAAATCCACAGCTACAATGCTACATCCATACAAAACTAAAGTTCTATCCACATGGAATTCAACGATAAACTAATCTTATTCGCAGAGACTGTTCTCAATTTCCAAAAGAAATTTCGATTTAACTAAAAGATCAAGGAAAAGTGTGATTAGGTTTTCAAATTATAAACCAGGGGACTCCTACTCTGTTCTATTGCAAATTCACATTGGAATAACTAGATCCATAAATCATCAAGGTTCAAATCACATTGAATTCAAAGAAAACCTAATCATATTCGCAGAGATTGTTCTCAATTTCCAGTCACATTTTCGAATTAAACTCAAACAATCAAGAAAAAGTGAGATTACCTGGACGAGTTCCTTCTTTGCCATTTCCGGTTCTTCTCAAGCTTGCTTTACTAAGAACTTACAGATCTCGATcaaactctctctccctctctctctctctctctctctctctctccctccctctcaaGATTTCCCCAAATTCTCTTCGGCCTCTTCAGCTCTTGCTTTCCCGCCTTTTAACAGCTCTGTTCTGAGTGTGGCCCCTGCGTTTGGCGTGAGGGGGACACGTGTGCATATGACGCTGGCCACCGACTCTTAAAACTCATACTCACACGACGCCGTTTTCAACTGCGCTTCAGCCTTCAgccctttattttatttcaaataaaaaaaaacacaatatcAATCATTATTAAAGCGTTTGTTTACATTGACGCGGTAATATAACAATATCGAAAAACTGGCAAGAGTCACAAAATTTAGTATAAATAATAGTCGACATTTATTTTAGCAAACTGTGAAATATCAAATTGAAATATATGTAAATAGAAAAAGGCAAAAAGAAGAGCGCTCAAAATGAACACTTTTGCTTTGCTcagggtgaaaaaaaaaaaaaaaaattccttccAAATTTGTGATTACAAAGTTAGTGATCAAGAAAGTTAATCTTTCGATTTTAATTTAATAATCTTGAAAAATTGAAGACGTGGAAGACGTACGTTGAGTTATGCATAGAAAGAGATCGAGAGTAAGAAAGCCGTGTTTCGAAACCAGCGTGAGTACGTAAGAGAAACATATTTGCCGCCTATACTAATGAAAATTTATTTAGTAATCTCGGATTATTACATATCCGTGGTTTATGACATTCTGATTATCGGTCTTTAATTAAACTTCATTAGGACCCAGCGTGTTAGTGTAAGGGAAACATAGTTGCCGCCTCtttctaataaaaaattattCACTAATCTCGGTTTTCTAACATTCATATTTGGTCATGTAGCCTTGTCTTGGTGCTGAACGATccattttcttttcattgttcttttttttcccttatatgCATATATTGATATGCTAATGATCAAAACCGTGAATATGCAGTAGTCCCATACAAAACACTAACTCCTCTCTACCAACCGAACCAAAAATCATTTAGTGTGACGGCCCTTCCAAACTAATATTTATACAAAACAATACAACAACTCATACCGGAAGGCCTAAACATCAATGCGCTCGCCAATTTATTCTCAAGTTTCCACTAATCATTGTAATAGTCTCCggtcattaagttttttttttttttttggcttcttGTTTTGctctctcatgactttattgaCTTGTTAATGCACAGCTAATGAAGGTGATTATCAGTCTGTAAACTTCATTAGGAATTTCTGTAACTTTTACAATATTATTGATCTATGCTTATTGGAGTGCCAAAATCTATAAATGTGGGATTTAAGGGTTGCCAGAAAGATAGAAATAGGCATTAATAAAAGAGCATATTTCATAGCCCATAATGGGTCAGCTCCAACTGAAGCAAATTAACAGCCCAATAAAGTACCTGCATGGCTACATATACACAGGACAAATGGATCCAAAACTGGAGGTCCAATACATAACACCTTCATGAACACCACGAGGTCTTTACCTTTTGCTTCTCGCCGACCCAGCCCTGGTGACCTTCATGATCATTTACTGTGACAATGCGTCTGCATTGTTCTTTTCAAAGAACAATAAAAGATCATCAGGATCCAAGAATATAGATGTAAAGTATCTTTCTGGTATGttcaccacaattgtaaagcaACTGTTTGCTTaatggtgcttgttagaatacataagTTATGTAAAGACCcttgatattatttcgggacgtACGTAATGTTGAGGCTTATTATAATGTGAGATTTATGCAgaatgtccccccttgtattttaCAGTTTTATCAATGGTTACGGtttgagggcagccgtactAGCCTTTCacataatatttatttattttatatatatatatatatattttagggaaaatgtccatttacccaaatttgagctacactaacctcacttacccaaacatcttataagattgcccacttacccaacaaattatatattttttgccctaatatccaattaagtaattttttttattgttttttgtttatttttgagacaattttgccctctctctctttgtcacttagagagagaagtcaccggACTTCAGTCAACAGCCGCCGGAAACCTCGTCCGATGTCTCTAAAAAGGTCGTCGGAaatctcataggtcaccggaGAATATTATTGCGCCCTAATAAAACTCGATAAAAAGTTTATTACCCCCCGATAAAAAAATTATTGCCCCCAAAagaaagtttattgccccccaatagaaaatttattgccccccaattaataaaatatttattacaccccaataaaaaatttattgcctcctaataaaaaatttatttaccCCCCCCATATACAATTCTGCCAgaaatttttcttttgaattagATAGGAAGCAGCCCAATTGCAAAAGTCACATACCCTTTTAAGCTAAGCAATCGAACAATCCGAGCCCATTCCACATtgctgctcttcttcttcttcttcaatccacTGGAATAAAAAACCATGCTAGAATTGGAGTGGCACACAGGCGCGTGAATGACGTCATAATTAGGATTCACAGCAGCGAACGGGCCAAGAACGACGAAGGGTTGGTGTAGCGTGTTCAGTTGGATTAGAGGCGAAATCGGGCTCAGGATTTATTACTACCACGAGTTAGTTAAGGACGCGCCGCCAGAGAAGCCGGGGGTTGTGGTGGTCGAGGAAGGGAGGGTGTTTGAGGTCCGTGGAGGACATGCTGAGGCTACTACATTTCATGAAGGCTCGTACTCGCCGCCGCATATGGTTCATATGCACTCCGAGCCGCCGGGTCATCAGGAAATGCACGGCCATCTGCCACCGGAGGTTCATTTTCAGCCGGAGGTGAGGAAAATGGAGACTCACAGAGTTGCTCCGATGAACAAGAGGGTGGGAATTTCGAGGAGGCCTCACAGCGACTCATCTCCGAAAGTGATTTCCGGAAAGTTTGCGGCGGAGACTATATATGGCGAGCGTATGCAATACTTGTTCATCAGAATCGTCAAGGAGCGTGGACTCGATCCGAACTAGAGCCCGTACGTCAAGGTCAAAACATCGAGCCACCTGAGAAGGTGGAGGCgatctgagagagaaagagctggAAGAGAAGGCGGAGGCGATCTCAGAGAGAGGGGATTTACTAGTGGGACTGGAGCTAGATCCGCTTCTGGGATCGTCGAAGttgtaatttaataattgaGTAGAGGTTGAAATTGTCTTGTTACATTTAAATGGGTAAGTGAGCACATAAATCTTTTAAGGGAGTAAGTGGGCTCTTGTTAGGCTAAATATGGGCATTTGGTCAAGATCCCTATATTTTAAAGGAGATAATCTGAATTGATCTCAACTATATAGTTTAGACGGCGAATACAAGGTTCCGCATCTCTACTATTATAAATGGAGgccctcttttggtgtcaaagggcTTCACTAAATTTTGAAGTGTCTATAGTACCATTTCATaacataattattaaattaagtcaataaaatataaatagataatttacataattgaaattaaaaatagccaaaccaccactattggatgttttaaaaaaaaaaaaaaaaaactattcctTTTAGTCGACCATTTTCCCTTAACACAATGTCACCCGCGAAAACGCGGGCATGCTGCTAGTGTTAATTAAGTAAAGCTTCACTAACAAAAACGTAAAACCGAAAAAGGGGAAAGGAAATCTGTGttcaaaaaattaaattaaaaaaaaaaaaaaggaaggaaatccCTCCCAAAAGTTTCTTAATGTCGCCGTTATCGAACACTCGCTCTGCTCCGCAATTGAGGACCACCGGAGAGAGCAGCCAATAAACCGCCGTCATGTCCTCCGTCACgctctccctccctctcacTCCCGTCTCCACGCGCCTGCGCACAATCAGGCCTCGACTCGCCGCCTTCTACCAACCGATCCGCCAATAGTATTCCTTCCCGCGCTTCACACTCTCTCGCCTCCGCCTACGTGTCCGGACCCGCCTCCGACCGAGCCGGACTCCAAGGTCCAGCCGCCGAGTGTGATTAGCTGGGGCCTGGGGCAATTTCCGACTATTTTAATCTCAAGATTCCACTTTCTCCCCATAGAGTTCTTGCTCTCTTCTCAGGGCAGCTTTGCTTGGGTTCCTTTCCGGTGAGTTTTTCTGAACGATTGTTATTTTGCAACTTTTTTTTAGGTTTATTTTTCTTCTAGCTCAGATTTTGCGCCATTTGGTAAAAGCGTTTGTGTTTCAATCGATTATGCCAATTTGATTTCATgcaatttttgtttcttcagTCACTAAACCCCTATCTATACTGGTATCCTATTTTGAGGGGTTTACGCCGTTTAGGCTTGTAAAGTTCATGATAAAAAATggtacatttttttctttttttctttttcccgaagaatCTTGTCTTTTTTCTGGAGAATTTAAATGGGTGATGACTTAAATGCACTGAATGCTTTGAAAGTTACAATCTCATTGAAAGGGTTCGGCTTTTAACAAATCTGATTCTGAATCTGTGAATGTGCGGTTGTCTGCAAGACTTATGCTGGTGTCAGAGCAATAGAATTGTATGACAAATGAAGGTTCACGGGCTTGGTACTTCTATTGGGAGGAAATCGGAAGGTCGGTTTCTGGTCATTTGCCTTGAAAATTTAAGGTATGTCTCCTCTTTGCTGTCATTTGTCACTTTGTCAGGCAATCTGCAGAGGTATTGATATTGATTTATGCACTCAAAAGACTTCTATTCTTTCTTCTGCAGACCATATGCTGGTGAGTTTGTTACATATAGACCCCCAAGCGAGGCTTGATATTCTAAAGCCAAGGTTGCCGAATGGGAGTGTCCACCTGGTTTTCTTGGCTATGCTGTAAATATGATCAAAGTGGATATtgggtcagagagagagagagagagtgcgtgTCTGTTTCATCTCCAAAGGTGAGTTCTTTGATTGTTACTTAGTGGCTGCATTAGAGAAATGAGAGAGGTTTGAGTAGTCCAAAGGTGAGTTCTTTGATTGTTACTTAGTGGTTGCATTAGAGAAATGAGAAGAGGGG
Protein-coding regions in this window:
- the LOC133715334 gene encoding uncharacterized protein LOC133715334; this encodes MAKKELVQEPKFKCFCRREFATQEGLDGHVDSSEPCKAYRDKGHGQFKRKAGLGLERKFRLITIQLRNAKEKAEAAETGGNSNAKKKGGKAEAAETGGNSNAKKKGGKGKGKGKGKGKGEAGR